The Alkalihalobacillus sp. LMS6 genomic interval CTACACCATGCGCTGCTCTTCTTTTATAATAAGCCGCAACCTCTTTTGTCGGTACACCGTCAGGAGAAAAAACTCTCGTCATTGGTGCCATGACAATTTTGCTTTGAAGCTCACCTTTACCAAAAGGGGTGTTTTCAAATAATGTCGGTGCTAATGATTTTTCCATCTGTATCGTCTCTCCTTTTCCATTTCCAACCATTGATTTCATAAGCCATTTTAAATCTTTTGTGTCACGAAGGAAAAAGATACGACTTGATCGCTAGTTGGGAAATAACAAGCTCACGATTAGATATCGCAAAAAAGGAGCGCCTAACAGGCAACTCCTTAAGAAAAAGCAATTTGTTAAAAGACGCAAGCCTCCTGTTATCATCGGAACTCTACAGTCAATTTCGATCTATACGGTAGCTTACTTATATCATTGTAAGCCATTACAATTCCTAGTATGTTTAATGTTGCCATTTCCTCGCTCGCCTCACCAAGATTAATCGATGTCCCGTTCGTCGATACAGGTTGTTTTCTTCATCATAATAATACTTTGCTCCAATAATAGATAACGGGCGAATTGTACGCTTCCAGTTTTTCTCCATATGTGAATACCCCATGATATTTCCCCCATAAAATATAATAAGGACTTACTTCCTAATTATTTACTAATTACGAGGGAATTTCAATATATATTTCTGATATCACAAATATATTTATTTTTCAGCATAATAGAACTTTATTCGACATTTGCTCTAACAAAGCTATAAACGAATCATTTAAGCTATATTGGAAGAAATAACCTAAATAACAAATGGTTATAAAGACTTACTGTACCGTCATTAAATTTATTATCTTTTTTAGGTCTATAAACCTATTAAAAATCCCGAAATCAGACTTTTTTTAATAAATTCCAGTAAAATCAAGAACAATCGGTTAAAAAAAGAATCCGAAAAATACTATTCTAAAATAGCAATAACTTTCCACGAATGATCACTTCGCACGTTAACATTATCGCCATTCCTCCTATTTCGGCGTGCTTGCGTTACTCTTTGTTATAGCATTCTTATTAGATCGGTAATTTCACCAGAGTTAAAGCCGGCCCGAAATGTGGCACATCTTGATTTACGGATAAACGGATGCTCCTCCTCCTTCATGTCGTGCTTCATTCTGTGACGAATGAAGCGACTCGTAGTATAATGAGAAGAGACACATATTAGGATGAAGACGGAGGTTATGTAGATGGCTTCGGAATTCGATGCAGCATTTAGTCAGACGTTTGATGAACAAATGGAGAAAATGAATCAATCGTTAGAACAAGATGTGCTGTTTGCCTTAATTGGCGATATTAATACAGGGAAATCAACGACGATTAACGCTTTATTTGGCGCGGACGTTGCTCCTACATCTGGATTACCAGGAAAAACAGTTCAAATTAAGAAATATTCCTATAAAAAACATATTAAGTTTGTTGATACACCAGGCTTAAATGATATTGTTCAAGCACATTCCAACGAAACGACGGATTTCTATAAAGAAGCGGATGTTGTGCTTTTCTTTTTAAATGCGGCCGGGACCGTTCTCTCTGATACAGAAGCAAAAGAGCTTGAGAAATTAGCCAAAATCAATAAAGATATTCTGATTGTGTTAAATAAAGTCGACATTGCCGACGATGTCCCAAGCTTACTTCATTATATTCAGGAAAAAACGAACTTTCGCTTTAACGTTATTCCCCTCTCTTCAAAAACAGGCTTTAATATCGGGGAATTGGAAGACAACATAGCGGACATTCTTCAAAAAAAAAATAAAGAATTACAGTTTGCGAAAGCCTTAAGTGACAAATCACGGATTGCGAACAAATGGATCAACCGCTCCTCTCTTGCGGCCGCGTCTGCTGGTGCCATCCCTGTTCCAGGCTCAGATATTGTACCGATTACCGCGGTGCAAGTTGGATTGATGATCAAACTAGCGAAACTGTACGATAAGACAATTACGAAGGATCGAGCTAAAGAACTCATTGTCACCAATCTCGTGAGCAACATTGGCCGAACGGCTTTCCGCCAGCTATCTAAATTTGTTCCAGGCTGGGGCTCGGCCATTAGCGCTGGTGTTGCCGGGTCATTGACGTGGTCGCTCGGAAAAGCCATTAAAAAGATTTACGAAAAAGGCTTAGATTTAAACGTTGAAACCCTCGTGCACTACACGAAAAAATATAAAGCTGAGCGTGATGCTGCTAAAAAAGAATCCACACAAATGCCATCCTCATGATGGCGTTTTTCTTTGTTTATGAAAATCGCAAAGCCTTGACTTATCGCGATATTCCAATATACGATAACAGTATGGAACCTATTACCGTTTTTAAAGCACTCTCAAATGAAACAAGGATCAATATAGTGAGATGGTTGAAAGAACCTGAGAAAAATTTCCCGGTGCAGCAAGCGCATTTACCGAAGGAGGTTAATATCAAAGGAGGCGTTTGTGTTGGTGATATTCACGCAAAGGTGAACTTATCTCAGTCTACTGTCTCTCAATACTTGGCGACGTTGCAGAAAGCTGGTTTATTAGAGTCCGAGCGCTATGAACAATGGACGTATTATAGAAGGAATGAGACAACCATTGCCGCTTTAGCCGAGTACATTAAAATCGACTTATAAAAAATGTGGTTCAATATCTTCTATTGACCACGTTTTTTCTTTGCTGTATATTTGTATATCGGTAATTCTAAATATACAAATATAAAGGAGTGAGCAACATGCGCGTTTTATCGCTTTATGTACTTGGACTAATCGCAGGCATATCTTTAAGCATTGAAGCTGCACTTGGTGGCGCCTTAGGACAGAACATCGGCAAGCTTGAAAGCACCTATTACATCTTTATCGTCGGTGCGCTAAGTTTATTTATTGGGGTTTTATTCTTCGGAAAAGGAAATCTTGGTGCAATGTTCGACGTCCCTAAATGGAACTTAACCGGCGGCATACTTGGCGCCACGTACCTATCACTCCTCATCATAAGCGTATCACTTGTGGGAGTAGGCCTTTCAATTACGGTCGTTATTATTGGCCAGCTTGTTGCGAGTGTCATTATTGATCACTTCGGTTGGCTTGGATCAAAACAAATCAAACTTGATAAAAATAGACTATTTGCAGTCGGGTTACTCGTACTCGCTCTATTTTTTATTTTTTAGGAGGGCACAACAATGGATCTCATCTACTTACTCTTTCCCCTAATAGCCGGAATGGGCCTGAGTATTCAATCAGCCGTAAACGGTACTCTTGGCGGAAAAATCGGTTCACTAGAAAGTGCATTTCTTACCTTTTTCACTGGAGCCATTTTATTAACGATCGTCGTCATTTTCTTCGGACAAGGGAATATTCTTGAAGTCGTCCATGCGCCTTTTTCTGAGCTTCTCGCTGCGGTATTTGGCGTCCTATTTCTATCGATCATGCCCTTTGTTGCACCACGAATTGGCGTAACGAACGCGATGATCATGGTCATAATCGGTCAACTTCTTGCTAGTGTAACCATTGATCACTTCGGTTTATTTGGTACCGTACAAATTCCATTTGATCTGCAGCGATTAATCGGTGTGGCATTACTCATCACCGCGGTATACTTCATCTTCAAAGGACCAAAGAAAACACCTGCAAAAAACAGCTCCCCTTCTTAATGGGAAGCTGTTTCTTCTTGTTCTGCTTGAAACGCGTCAAGGAGCGCGCGCACTTCATCTGTTGATTTCGAATTCATTAGTTGATTTCGCAGTTCACTGGCACCACGGAAATCACGCACATAAATTTTGAAGAAACGATGAAGCGGCTTGAATGCTCGAGATTCCATTTCATGGTATTGATCATGAAGATCAAGCTGTAAGCGCAAGAGACCAAGCAGTTCTTCACTCGTATGTTCACGTGGCTCTTCTTCAAACGCAAATGGATTGGTAAAGATTCCGCGACCAATCATCACACCGTCTACCCCATATTTCTCAACAAGTTCTAACCCAACTTGCCGATTTGGAATATCCCCGTTAATCGTTAAAAGCGTATCAGGTGCAATCTCATCACGAAGCTTTTTAATCTCAGGGATCAACTCCCAGTGGGCATCCACTTTACTCATTTCTTTCTTCGTGCGTAAATGAATCGACAAGTTCGCAATATCTTGTTGCAACACGTGCTTCAACCACTCAAACCACTCTTCTACATACGTATAGCCAAGACGGGTTTTGACACTTACCGGCAAGCCGCCTGCTTTGGCAGCTTGAATCAGTTCCGCTGCAACCTCTGGACGGCGGATCAAGCCACTGCCCTTTCCGTTCCCCGCAACATTTTGCACGGGACAGCCCATATTCAAGTCAATCCCTTTAAACCCTTCTTCCGCCATCCCGATACTCATTTGCCTAAACAACTCAGGCTTGTCCCCCCAAATATGAGCAACCATCGGCTGTTCATCTTCTGTAAACGTCAAGCGACCACGCACACTCTGCTTTCCGTCTGGATGACAATAGCTCTCTGAATTTGTAAACTCCGTAAAAAAGACGTCCGGTCGTGCCGCATGGCTCACCACATGGCGAAATACCACATCCGTCACGTCTTCCATTGGTGCAAGTATAAAAAATGGCCGTGGCAAGTCACGCCAAAAATTAGCTGTCATAATGATGTTTCGTTCCTTTCTTCCATTACTTCCTTAATCTATGCGTTCATGATTCGTTTCCATATCATCATACAAAAAAAGACCCTGCATTCGATTTTACCGAAAGTTGGGCCACACTAGCAAGTATATTTTCATTGGAAATATGGTCACAGCTATAAAACCAGTCCATGAATGCTATCAAAAATAACTTTCTCTTCCTCCAATAAATCGCTATACTAATTAAAACAATACATAGGGGTGATCGAATGAAAACAAAAACCGCTTATGCTGGCGTGCTCAGCTTTTCCATCCTCGGCATCCTTCAATGGCTAGACGGTCCTTTTACATTTGTCTACATTTCTTTCGGAATTGCCGCAGTGTTCTTACTAATAGCCCTTGTTCTTACCATTCGACATCGTTCAAACGAGAACGCCTAATGCTTGAAAAACCTGTTCCTTTTCTCCTTTTCGCAGGACTGATGATGGTCGTCGCCTATACGTTGCTTGTTTATGTATTTGATTACCAGGATACATTTTCCATCACCTGGGCGATTTTGTACTTTTTGCTAGGACTGATGATGGGTGGCATCATACGTTTCATGGACGCCCGCAAATAAACAAACAGCCGCCCTTTCATTTGGACGGCTGCTGTGTATTAATCTTGTTTATTTCCTTCTTCGAGTTCTTCATCGTACACTTCATCTGGCATACTTTGCTCGAATTCTTCTTTCATTTCTTTTAGCTCTTCTTTGGATTCCTCTTGATACGATTTTTTCCATTCTTTTTGCTTATGTTCAAGTCGCAGAATGTCATATTCGCTGCTTAGAGCTTTCAAGAGTGAAACCATCATCAGAATGACGACAATTGTAAATGGAAATGCAGCGATCAGCATGGCCATCTCAAGTGCTTGTAGTCCACCTGAAATAAGTAGGACTGAAGCTGTACCAGATAGGATTAAGCCCCAAATTACTTTTACATTCGTAGATGGATTTAATCGTCCCCCTGTTGATAACATCCCTAACACGACAGTGGCCGCATCGGCAGACGTGATAAAGAACGAGGAAATTAAGATAATCGCGATTCCAAGAATCACTGGTGCAAACGGGAATTGTTCTAAGAAAGCAAATAATGCCACTTCATTTCCTTGTTCAGAAATTAGCTCCCAAAGCGCACCCATCGATGCTTGGTCCAGTTCAATCCCGGCAATCCCGAAAACAGAGAACCATAGTGCACTGAACACAACCGGAACAGCCATTACGCCAAGGACAAATTCACGGATCGTACGCCCTCTAGACACACGCGCAATGAATGTACCAACGAATGTAGACCAACCGATCCACCAAGACCAGTAGAACAACGTCCAGTCGTTCAAGAATTCTCTTTCACCTGTAAAAGCATTCATACCCAGCGTCATGCTTGGTAAGTTTTGAATATAGTTCCCGAGCGTTGTCGTGAAACTTTCAAAAATACGCACTGGTGAACTTAAGACAAAGATAAAGAGCATAAGCACAACAGCAATAATAATATTGGACCAGCTTAAGTAACGAATCCCTTTATCAATTCCGCTGACAGCTGATGCCAAGAAAATAACAGTAAACACGGCAATGACGATTAATGTTGTCACAATTCCGTCCGAAATGCCTAACGTATAGTTTAAACCAGCTGTCACCTGAGATGCACCTAGTCCAAGTGAAGTGGCAATCCCGAAGATCGTTACAAAAACAGCAAGAACATCGATACTATTTCCTAACACACCATTCGTATGTTTATGACCGAAAATCGGCGTTAACGCAGAACTAAGTAAAGCTGGTGCTTGGTGTCTAAATTTAAAATACGCCAACGTTAAAGCGACAATGGCATACGTTGCCCATGGGTGGAAACCCCAGTGAAATAATGTATAAAGTGCTGACTCTTCAGCAGCCGCGGTCGTTAATGGCTCGGCTGATGGTGGATTATAATAGTGGGTAAGCGGTTCAGCAACACCGAAGAACACGAGCCCTACACCCATACCAGCTGTAAATAAAAACGCAAACCACGTAAAATAACTATACTCTGGTCTTTCATCAGGCTTCCCTAATCGAATCCGACCAAATGGACCAAAGATCAAAAATATAGCTAATACAACAAACAATGTTGTCGCAATAATATAGACCCAACCAAAATAATTGGCTAAGAAGCTATCAATAGTCCCTAAAACTGATTCTACATTCGCCGGGAAGAATACACCCCAAAGAATAAATAAACTTGCGATGGCTAACGAAGCCCAAAAAACGATTGATAAATTACTTTTTTTCATAATGTCTCCTCAGTTACACGTAACCTAAGAGCTCACACCCCTCATTTTTAAAAATTTCGTGCTGTCGACTCTTATTCACATTAGTATCCCTAGGAATTTATGTAGACATGCATCGTTTTGAATAAGAATCCGTTCTCTTCCAACACACATCCATCTAAAACAATTGTTGATTCTAAATTGAAATGTGAATCTTGTCAAACATTGTTGTATTTTGTGGAACCCCTTTCACATAAATTCTCGCAAAACCTTTATCCTTACCCTTTCTTTATCCATTTAAATCATTGAAGAAAATGGTAAACGTAAAAGTTTCTCCTAAACTACTTCGTTACCGAGTATATAACCCTTGTCTGATGCCCTTTTTTACGTAAAGCAAAAGTAAACAGGAATCATAAAAAAGAACCTTTACGAATGCTACTTCACTCATAAAGATTCTCTTTTTAACACGATCCATGAACACGAACAGCGCCATGAATTTTTTATTTTTCTTTTTGCTTATTTGGTAAGATTCCTTGCTCTCTTGCTAACGTCATTGCAATTTTTGGTGCTCCCCATAATAACGGCAAAAGCACAAGCGAAACCGGCACCGCCGCAATCACAACAAAGGATTGAAGCGCATTGACGCCTCCATTTCCAAAATTAATAAGGATCACTGCAATGAGTGCCATAATGATTGCCCAGAAAAACCGTACCGCTTTTGGTGGATTCCCTTCTCCTGTCACGCTCATCGCAAGCGAATAAGACATCGTATCCACCGTCGTTACCACAAATAATACAGTGAGTAATAAGAAAACAAACGGCATGATCGAACCAAGTGGCATCTGACTCGCAATCGCAATAATTGCAGCAGGTAGTCCATTTTCTGTCAGTGGTTCGCTCACGGACCCCGGCGTATTGATTTCATAAAAGATACCGGATCCACCTAAGATCGTGAACCACAGATTCGTGATGAGTGGGGTAATAATTGCCACAACGAGAAACAGCTCTCGGATTGTACGCCCTCTAGAAATTCGCGCAACTAACAACGCCACCATCGGTCCAAAACCGATAAACCAGCCAAAGAAGA includes:
- a CDS encoding BCCT family transporter, which codes for MKKSNLSIVFWASLAIASLFILWGVFFPANVESVLGTIDSFLANYFGWVYIIATTLFVVLAIFLIFGPFGRIRLGKPDERPEYSYFTWFAFLFTAGMGVGLVFFGVAEPLTHYYNPPSAEPLTTAAAEESALYTLFHWGFHPWATYAIVALTLAYFKFRHQAPALLSSALTPIFGHKHTNGVLGNSIDVLAVFVTIFGIATSLGLGASQVTAGLNYTLGISDGIVTTLIVIAVFTVIFLASAVSGIDKGIRYLSWSNIIIAVVLMLFIFVLSSPVRIFESFTTTLGNYIQNLPSMTLGMNAFTGEREFLNDWTLFYWSWWIGWSTFVGTFIARVSRGRTIREFVLGVMAVPVVFSALWFSVFGIAGIELDQASMGALWELISEQGNEVALFAFLEQFPFAPVILGIAIILISSFFITSADAATVVLGMLSTGGRLNPSTNVKVIWGLILSGTASVLLISGGLQALEMAMLIAAFPFTIVVILMMVSLLKALSSEYDILRLEHKQKEWKKSYQEESKEELKEMKEEFEQSMPDEVYDEELEEGNKQD
- a CDS encoding GTPase; the protein is MASEFDAAFSQTFDEQMEKMNQSLEQDVLFALIGDINTGKSTTINALFGADVAPTSGLPGKTVQIKKYSYKKHIKFVDTPGLNDIVQAHSNETTDFYKEADVVLFFLNAAGTVLSDTEAKELEKLAKINKDILIVLNKVDIADDVPSLLHYIQEKTNFRFNVIPLSSKTGFNIGELEDNIADILQKKNKELQFAKALSDKSRIANKWINRSSLAAASAGAIPVPGSDIVPITAVQVGLMIKLAKLYDKTITKDRAKELIVTNLVSNIGRTAFRQLSKFVPGWGSAISAGVAGSLTWSLGKAIKKIYEKGLDLNVETLVHYTKKYKAERDAAKKESTQMPSS
- a CDS encoding tRNA-dihydrouridine synthase; this encodes MTANFWRDLPRPFFILAPMEDVTDVVFRHVVSHAARPDVFFTEFTNSESYCHPDGKQSVRGRLTFTEDEQPMVAHIWGDKPELFRQMSIGMAEEGFKGIDLNMGCPVQNVAGNGKGSGLIRRPEVAAELIQAAKAGGLPVSVKTRLGYTYVEEWFEWLKHVLQQDIANLSIHLRTKKEMSKVDAHWELIPEIKKLRDEIAPDTLLTINGDIPNRQVGLELVEKYGVDGVMIGRGIFTNPFAFEEEPREHTSEELLGLLRLQLDLHDQYHEMESRAFKPLHRFFKIYVRDFRGASELRNQLMNSKSTDEVRALLDAFQAEQEETASH
- a CDS encoding DMT family transporter: MDLIYLLFPLIAGMGLSIQSAVNGTLGGKIGSLESAFLTFFTGAILLTIVVIFFGQGNILEVVHAPFSELLAAVFGVLFLSIMPFVAPRIGVTNAMIMVIIGQLLASVTIDHFGLFGTVQIPFDLQRLIGVALLITAVYFIFKGPKKTPAKNSSPS
- a CDS encoding helix-turn-helix transcriptional regulator; translated protein: MEPITVFKALSNETRINIVRWLKEPEKNFPVQQAHLPKEVNIKGGVCVGDIHAKVNLSQSTVSQYLATLQKAGLLESERYEQWTYYRRNETTIAALAEYIKIDL
- a CDS encoding DMT family transporter — protein: MRVLSLYVLGLIAGISLSIEAALGGALGQNIGKLESTYYIFIVGALSLFIGVLFFGKGNLGAMFDVPKWNLTGGILGATYLSLLIISVSLVGVGLSITVVIIGQLVASVIIDHFGWLGSKQIKLDKNRLFAVGLLVLALFFIF